The genomic stretch CATAATGATTAAAGAATATAAGAAGAAAAGGTTAGGTGTtgttactgtttgtttttttgttcatAAATTTGCCTTTCTCAAATGTGACTTAATATGGAGACAGCATCAAAAAAGATGAGACAGGCAGGTTCTCTCAAAAACCAGGCACAAAAATATATGTGTTGTACATAGCTGTATTTCtgttcattttccttttccttttttttcccctaatgCTGAACATTTATATTCTTTGGAGtgggaattataattttaaaactgaGCCAGTCTCCTTTCTGCACTCTCTCTTGTATGTAAGACTGTTATCATTCATTGTGGTGTGTGACTACACAATGCAGTGAGATTGAGAAGCACATAGGTCAGGATTCAATGGTATACTTCCACTGGATGACACAAAAACCAGTAGCACCCCACCCCAATTTCAGGGAGCTTGATCGTGATCTTGAATTTTGGGTTTattcaaatggtgaaaataatcccggtagaatctgggttgaatctttgttgtttacatgcattttgaatgcatctgattaagttgggGGAGAGCTGCAAAGAAACACACCCTTTAACTCAGGATAATCGATTTCCAttttttcctgagttttcctaaaagatttgcattgttggctatgtgaataaccaatgcaaatagacctgggataaaatcTGCATGCCTGGAACATGCTTCAAATAGATTCTCATGATCAactctttatttgaatgctgacATGTGTGttcaacagaactcacagagatgtcaTAATGTggttctgattttgaaaaaatagtgtgaacaacaaaaccggaATGCATTCGTGAGATTATTCTGATAGTCATGCTAAAAATCAAGAACGTCTGAATTGGTCCTTTGATACCAcagagggaagcagcaaaaggagcAGGGAAGAAAGTCACTGGATAGAAAAGGACATAATTGGATCTAGGATTGTATCATTGGATGATGATTACTGTTAGGAAATAACAAGGAGTCCTCTGTTTTCACTCCGTATCTGTTCTCATCAACCTCTTACCTGGGGGTGATCATTTCCTTCCACCAGTGAGCATTGGCTGCTGGGGCCATCCATAAATATCTCCTCGTGGTGCTGAAGAAAATGCAGAAGGATGGCATTGcaaattgtttgtttttcacaAGCTGAAGGGCTGTGGGGAATtctgaaaaagcaaagcaaaagaaagacATGGAATACCATCAGTTTAATGGTCCTCAGTCTCTAGTGACTAGAATCCTAAGCCTCATAACTCATCATCTCTCCGCCCCTCACCCCGAGGAACTGCTCTGTGGTGGTCATTAGTACTTGCAGCACATAAATGTTGTAAATGCTTGCggttctgccttttttttttttttacggaagaaatgaaaagattaATGTGCAAGTAATACACAGCttgggggaaggggagaagaagatttctggatttttttaaaactctgaacTTTATGTAAATACTTATTTTGTCCTTGTAttcaagaacaaataatttcagaagtgTTCACCTGCTGGGCAAACTGATGAGTGCATTTTGCGCATTTTTGTGCACATGCCATTTTCATACAAATTGCCAAAAACCTGGCAGGAGGTAAGGAAAGCAAGTCATTTCCCTCAACTTGAAAAATCTGAAGGCCCTATTCACACAAACTCAGCTTTCCCTAGCCATCTGAAATTCTAGGGCCACAGTTATGCTCTGTGTCATTTTCCCAACAGTTGGTCACAACCACATAGCAGAATAAGTGCGCCCTTCTCCTGAAAAAAGCCCAACTAGTAGAGAGATAGGAAATCTTCGGGGCTTGAGGACCAGATTATACCCTCCCCAGTAGACCCTTCCACAAACTAAATTATGTTGTTTTTGGTGAGGTTTTCcgactatgtgaccatgttctagaagagtttcttcctgactttttaccagcatctgtggctggcaacttatgccagccacagatgctggcaacttatgccagccacagatgctggcaacttatgccagccacagatgctggcaaaacgtcaggaagaaactcttctagaacatggccacatagtccgaaaacctcacaaaaaacagtggatgccagccatgaaggcctTTGACTCCACATAAATTATGTTGGATGGCACACCTCCCTGCCCCCAGGATTAGGGGCATGGCTGTGTTCCTGACATCATTCACAGGTTGCAGCTTCACCAATTGCTCAGGTCCCCTCCTTCACTTCTCCATTTTCTTAGTATgtaaaatataacaaacaaacaaatagcattttttttcttattttgatcTGATGAAGTAAACTCATGAATCTATTTTGTAGTTTGTATTGTTCATGCAAGGGCCTAAATATGCTAAAGgctccagatcctgtctgatcttggaaactaagcagggtcaaccctagttagtgtttgaatgggagactgccaaggaataccaggtgctgtaggctatatttcagaggaaagaactggcaaaaccacctctgagtattcctttccaaagaaaatcccatgacaaggtcaccataaatcgacaaGCAACTTCAAGATACGcagatacacatatacacatttttcATTCAACGTCATACTCTTCATCAATCCATAATTATTGCACCACTCAACAGTTTCTCTTTTTCTCAAACCTCAGTCCCTAGCCACTACATATCACTAAAATACATGGGGGCAATTATCATTTGGGTATATGGAAAAACTCTTACTAAATCCCTGGTTGATGTCTTATATCTCCATCTTAAATTCACAAACCTTCACAGCGCTGCAAGAAACTAAAGCACCAGGAGAGATCTCAGCATGCACAGTATATGTATCAAACATAACATGAGTAATGGTGCTGATTTTCTctaaaggaaaaaatgcaaatgcttTGGGCAGAAGgagatttatacatttttaatgatTGTGTAAATAGTCACTTTCCATTAAATCTTGAcagcaaaaaatgtgtgtgtgtgtgtgtgtgtgtgcgcatatatgtgtgggtgggtgtgccCTTCTTGTTATTTCATGGAAGCCATTATTGGTGTAATTATAGAGGATTTATCAGCTATGGTACATAAAATGTGGGTCGTAAAGTGATGGCTTAAGTTTTTCTAATGTGCATCCCTCCCACATCACACCCAAGCCCATATAAATTCTACAAGTTGAATATTAAATTGTCACTCACTGTAATTAAGTGTTTCTTTAATGCAGCAAGTCCCCTACAGACAGGACTGGCATTGTGGATagtcagagaaaggaaaatatatcAGCAGTTTAAAGAAAGCTATAGTTTGACCTCCATATCTGAGGGATATGTTCCTGGATTTACTGTGTAAATGTGAAACCGTGGATAATAACGGactctattgaaatgaatgaattcAGGCtggagttgaccatagagtcattctggaggacttagatattcctagacagaacacctCCCTAGGCATTTCCAGGTCATatagcacaactctatagtcaatttaaattttaaatacaaCTTAAAATATagtcaaaataaattttattattattaacaattatGATTTATTAGTTATgatgggtgagtgggtgggtgggtttctgagaaaatgtattttatagtattttaatgctttttaaatctcTTTATTGACAATAAAATATGACATTTACATTCTAAATTATACAATTCCGTTTTCCCCCCCAAAGTATATCTCCTAGATAATCTAGTTTAgcttgattttaatgttttaatgttgttagctgcttaAATCTTaatggagaggtggggtataaatatcatcatcatcaacatcatcatcatcgaccagaagcataccatagaattggGATGAAGGACCTAGAAAATACTTAGAGAGAATGTATTTTTCAGGCATGGATAAGTGAAACTGTGGGTAATGGTCCCACAAATATGGGGGTTGTACTGTACTTTCATATCAGATAAGGTGTGTTAACTTTCACTGTGGCCAAGGCAGAATAAAAGATGAGCAAATTGTCCTTAAAGGTCAAACTAGATTTTCAGAGGAATGAGTATTTTCTTTAACTAACATGTTTTCCCTCTACCAAATGGAATCAACATACTTCAGTAATCAGACTTGTACATTAAACACATGTTTACCTTCCAATGACCAGTCACAAAATGAAACATGCTAAATGCAGGAGGGGAAAAGCAGATGCTTTGACAAACATATGTCTTTCACCCTTTGAGGGACTATGTCTTCTGTAAACATTCTAAATGTGTCATATAGTTTGACCCTAAAGCAATCGTTCTACCATCACTTATACTTTGTAAATACCACTATACTTGGAAACTGATAGAGACAGGCAAAAGCTAGAGTAGAACCAGATCTAAGATTAGGCCTCTGGGTGGTATGCAAAGGTTTGTGACTCCCAACTGTCAAATAAAAGCAACaactagaaaaaaaatcctctaaaTTACACTATTGAAAaaataagtgatttttttttatgtatGGCAATATTTGCGAGTTTGTTTCTGATACTGAATATAAATTCATTGGCTGAATATGTGCTCACAGACTTCTTTCTTAGTATATATCTGCCCCCATTGAGACTATACATTTTCCCCAGCTCCATCTGGTACACATTccagttcattttctttttcttttaagtagATTCTACAAGCTTGAGGTCTGCCCAATCCTTTCATAGTAATGTTAATGTCTTTTGAGAAAGGGCAGAATATATAGCAAAAACCCAATAGATAACCACCATCTATTTAAGTTCAAACTACAAGGTGGGTGTATTTTAGATTTGAAAGCTGCTTCATTTGAACAATTCCCTGTATAAAGAAAACTAGCATATCAAGGAAAAAGCTAAACTAGAACCCTTCTCCCTCATGTGCTCCTCAGGAAATCATGTGGGCATGAGTGAGCACCTTGCTGACACAGTAGCAATTGGGAaaactacagtgtgcccgcaccataTGCAGGCACACCATGCAGCTTttagcttacactgaagctgcatgATGGAAGCAGCACTGGTGTGTGCTCATGGTGCATGCACTGCACCATGGACATCACATTGCATGCACAACCCCCATTGTTTTCATTGGGCTCATGTATGCATGgcatttcccttatgcagggggggaGGTTCCGCATAAGGGAAGAGCCGCCTGTATATCATATGAGGGGGGAACGTTTACTTTGATGGTATGTAGTAATCATTTTAAAACCTCTTACCGGAAAAGAGTAGGACCGAAAACAATGGCTAGGTTCTCCAGTGTCATGTGATTCACATCACTGTGTGATGCCACTTTGGCCAGAAATCTGATAAGGAAATGGAAAAGGCTATAGTGAGCTTTCGGCAGTCTGCTCAATAGCCCTTTTAGACATCCCGTGCATTCTGCCATGTGGTTTATATTATCTGTGAAGGATTAAACACTAATCATTAATTGAGGTGTGTACAGGCTGGCATCAGCAGTAGTAACTACAACTAGCATTTCATAGACATGGAGTACTAAACCATGAGCTAGATGCTTTCTCAGGGGCATAGCTACACTAGATTAAGGAGCTTATCTTTTGGCATATTAATTTGGCTTAGCTCttccagtttaaatttcaattcaggctgcatcctgatcttatcacaaggtttttgccacccaatatgccacccaaatacagcctgggTGCATCCTCGCTTGCAGGAGcgtggctctttttggatccaagAGTGTtttggcttaagaaaatggccaccagagtgctcctggaagtggggaatGCTCTcgggctgtatttgggcagcaagTTTGGTGGCAAAAACTTtttgataatatcaggatgcagcccaaattgaaatttaaaatttaaagtggGAGAGGTAAGCCGAATTAATAAGCCAAACAATAAGCTCCTTAGAAGGGCACTGCTAGTCTGCCTTCAGTCAATGGGATCTCCTGTTGGCACTTATCTTGCCCTGACAGGCAAAATGGTGGCAGTGTCCTCATTTGTACTTCTTGCCTCTCAACTCTAAGCTGTGCACCTGGAGTATACTGAAGTGAGATGGTCTCTGTTCAAATGAGctgcgaaagaaagaaagaaagaaagaaagaaagaaagaaagaaacagaggcaCTGGCAGATTTATGCATGTACACCAAACCATCTATTCTGTGATGTGCATAAACTCAATGCACAGTTGAAATTTATAAATATTACCACAAAGGGAGATGTGTAAATTCCCCATTAGCACCTTATGAACAACATCCAAGGAGGAGACGTGCAAGTCATTCATGTTTCAACTGTTGTAGATTCTTTGCAATACAGTAATTCCACTTCATGTTGTGCAGGTAAGAGTGGGACAGGGAAAGAACAAAGGAGGATATGGCCATAAATAGTAGAAAGAGGCCTGTACCTGTCAGTGAAGAAAAACAAAGGCTCACCTCATTTTGAGGGCCAGTCCTTGACACATGGAGAAACATCCATGATGCAACTTTACTGTTTTATTCCTTCTGAAGATACTTTGGATTTGTCATACTTCATATTTCAAGAGAATGCATACACTTGAATGTCCCTTGTGTAAAGAAAAACCCTCGGAATCTAGATTCTAGCACATCAGCGAGAAAGCTAGAACCTTTCTCCCAAATATTACTCCTTTTTACAGTtgggttctgttttgtttctaaCCTAGAAGAATATTGAGACAGACAAACCTGATCTGTGTTCCAATGTGATAAGAGTTTTAGTATGCATTTGCAACACATACATATTTTTGCATACTCAACCCCAAGCTAATGTTAGGTTAGATTTCAAAGATTTGAGAAATAAATTGTGTGCTAAGGAGAATTTTAcaggaagagaagaatgagagTTGATGAATGGAGATGGGAAAACCACACTGTttggggttgcatctgcactgtaggaataatacagtttgatactgctccaactgccatggctcaatgctttggaattctgagatctgtacttctgagagatatttagccttctctgtcagagagaagttgccacagcaaactataaatcccaggattccatagcatcgagccatgacaattaaagtattgtcaaactgcgttatttctgcagtgtagatgcagccttgggatGTGGTGTGACTATTGACACATACATAGGGTCAAAGTAGACATTAAGAGGAATGTGTATTTTCTGCAACTCCTCTTTCATCTCACAATGGAATTTCCTCAGAGACACATACTTCAGCattcagacttgcaaattaagctgGACTTTACCTTCTAAGGActaattacaaaataaaaccactaaatacaatatatgaAAATAATAGGCTACTATGACAAACATATCTTTCATCACTTGTGAGAGGAGCCCTTCTAAATATAATGCAAACATATTATCTAGTTTGAAACCTGGGAGTATGGCAACTAGcttgtttatccatggatttgtgacgaatggagggaatgaaaccaagtgagaaaaagaaacagaggagGAGAAATAATCAAGGAAAAAAGAGATGGAGACTTGTAAAACTCTGGTTAACTCCGATATGGAATGTGATAACAAGCCAGTAAACATAAATTTACACCGATATTCATAAATCAGCTTGTAAGCTTGAATGAATCTGTGTAGTATTCTCCACCCTTGGTATGTTATTAAGCATCTCAGTTGATATTCATCAAattgctttgtttattttcattgtggacaaactgacttcaaagtacTGAACAGAACAAAATATAATGGATTTCATGAAGACTTATTCCTGTGTAGAACAGATCCCATGAAATCTACTAGACTCATGAGAAACCTGTCCCATTAACTTAGTATGATCTACTGTTAAATTGGACTAACCATGGACCCAATCCATTGTATCATCTTTTCTGTTCCAAGGACATTGATATACAGTTTTCAAGATATGGCAACATACTCATTTGAACAAAAACATGGAAAAGCAGCCCCCCACATGTGGTTGCTTACCTTCAAAGGTGGTCAAAATTTCAGTGcacagaacatcagggaaaacaGCAACTGGAAGCTCATTCAGGAAGAGTTTAAGAAGACTGGCAATGGAATCAACATCTCCTTCATTAACAAGATCCACCTCTTCGCCTTCATCATACTTCTTCTTCAGTGCCTTGATTTTCACTGCTGACCCACTGATCCGAAATAGGCCTTTATGATTCAGTCCTGTTGAAATAGTCAACATCCTATGTACTAGTGGAGAACTCAGAGTTTGGGTCCTTATGAAATGAAAACAGCGCCCTTTGCACACAAAGGGAAATAGTGTACCTCCCATTTTGTTTGGGGGCAACTTGGTGGCAGGCAATCAGCTTGAACAGGATTGCGCttgactctaggattctaggattctatgttgaATGGACATGGAATGCTGACTGAATGTTGGAAGACagatggaaaagcagggagggtgcGGGTGGAATGGAGTGTCATTGAACATGCTGGCAAGAAGTCTGAAAAGAGGACCACACAGAGACAGTCTATTGCAGGTTCCATTTAGAATTATGAAATCACTGAGTTGGAAAGGTTACCatgggccatctaatccaattccatgccatgcagaaatacacagagaCAGCCATCTAACCtgtgtttgaagacctccaatgaaAGGGAGACTGTCACCCTTCAAGAAAGTCTATTCCACTATTacacagctcttaccatcaagaggttcttcctaatgtttaggcggtTGCAATTTGAATCTGTTGGCTTGTGTGCTATTGCACCACTTCTGGTGCCCAAtgtacctcttccaaatttggctcaaatttggaagttaggctgattttaaaGCGCTTGTAAGTGGCTTttgtggccattttttccaaatcggaAGCTACGGAATTGGAAAAAATAGTCGCCTAAGCGACTTATGGGGCTTgaattcagcactggaggcaatagcaaaccattttgagagaaaagtccatgtgataaaatcagcctaacttccaaatttgagccaaattcaaaAGAGGTAAGTCAGACACTGTAGGCATTGCAATAAGCTCcccagtttctggagcagcagaaaacaagggacccgaacagacaggccaaaacaaagctgcttcaggtcactttggaggtatgctatttaaatgatgcatgcatcctaagaggccagaagccacgccaaagccatgctccagtcctaaggactggagcgcagctttggtgcagcttctggcttcctAAGATGCgtatttcatttaaacagcatacctccaaagtgacccgaagcagctttattttggcctgtctgtctgggcccaaGCTTGCTAAATTTTCTGCATAAtgctgttattgtgtaccttcaagtgatttctgaatcatggccaccctaaggcaaacctatcacagggttttcctggctatTGTAATGTGCAATAGCCTGGCAAGTGAAGAAAGGCTGTGACTCTCTTTAAGGTGATATTTACTTTACAGTGGTGGTCTGGAACCTAACCCATCATATTAGTGAAGTATGCCTGTATTAACAAGTCTGTGTTCCACTTAAATATCAAACGAAAGTATGAATTTCTGTTAATCTCGACACTTTTttgtaaaattaacatactgtCCATCCTTATGAATTACATGATGTACACATTTATAtctttatgaagggcccacaCCCCAAAATACAGGAATTTTTGTCATCTCATTCAGTCTatgtaaaaggaaaagctttccaacacTCAGATGGGAAACATcagcagctgccacactgcagtattaatgcagtttgaaactactttaactatcatggtttcatagtatggaatcctgggatttgtagtttgttgtgacactagagctctctgacagagaaagctatctTTGGTCTGGTACAGTCGGGCCTCCTGGCACgtcttgatgacgtgctagggttaccTCGAGGCGTCGCTTACAgttgccctgcaaccctagcccATCTtttgtacgtcaaaatggcagcaccctgtacagatgggcgccgccattttgacatgatggatacctagcgtccgcacatcataGCGTCAtaatgacaccgcgagtgcgccattggcgcactgcagcgtcactatggtgccgcaaaaagaacccactttttgcgagttctttttgctccgcaaagaagccacgcagtttgtccgctgaagcttcctcacggagcaaaccaggacaccggcagaccgccccttttgggccgtctgtaccgggcctttctcacaaaactacaaatccaagaattccacagcagttaaagtagtgtccaactgcatgaattctgcaataCAGACATCTCCATCCATTATAATAAAGAACACTGGCCAATAATAGAAGGTACAAGATTTTTGCCCTCAAgtaagggacatcccttatagTAAGGAACATCTTTCAGTCCTAGATAGGAGGCAAAGATCCAGCTACTCAGAAGTTACTTCCTGCACAAGGAGTAAGACTGAATACATGTGTTCACACATGCATGCAGACAGGCACACACACTCACCACTctcattctaatttttttttttgaatggctCGTGCAGCACATTGATTCTGGCCTGCCCTCAACCTCAAACATATTTGCAGACTGGAGCTGAGATTCACTTCAGAACCCAGAATTCCTTTTGGGCACACATAGAACTGAAGGCAAAACACCCACAATGTTTCAGATACATCCAGATTTTGTTCATTCACTCTGTGCCTTGTGCACATAACCTTTGAAGCATAAACAGAATCAACTAGATCATCCAGTCTATGCTATTCTGAAGTACTGTATAGCCAAAAGCCATTATGGAATCCCCACATCATATGTTATATCTGCCTAGAAAATGAGTAGGCAGAGTTcaccattttgaggggaaaggaACAGAATTATTCTTGTATTGACTAAGTTTAGCTAAAGGCTGTGAACTTACCAAACTCTTCTAAATATCCCACTGTGTGTTTGACAATCAAAGGAATATGATGGTGTGTTGCCTCTTGGGTAGAAGAGCCAAGGGGAACACCAAAGGTTCTCTGACGTTCTGGACTAACTTTATTAGTACAGTGCTTAATTTCTATGGAAGACAACGATTGCtgcaaacaaagagaaagaaattgagtGTAATACATTTTCAGAGCACTCTTGAATCATTAATGAAAAGgaagtctctttttaaaactgtggcATGAACCTCATGAGATATGAAAAACCTGGGGCAGGGTGCGAAGGCCTGAGATGTAAAATACATTGTTTGCAATATTAATACAAAATATTGGGACGAAAAATAAATCTCAAATTGGCAATGAATATTTGATGGTTAAGCAAAACCAAAGGCTCCCATTGCCCCAAATACCACTCTTTGAAAGTCCCAGCCAGACAACAATTTCCATGAATCCACACTGCTGTGTCAAAAGAGTCTCAGTCATTTAAAAGCCATTTGGATTTACTGGTTATTGTTTGTTTCTGCATACCACCAGTTATAGAAATGCAGACAATTTGGCTACAATTTTCATCATCTACCATACTGAACGCTCTGACCCCTGCCTTAGTTTGCATAAAATTTACGAGGCAATTTCATTGCAATATGCATCAGAGGTTGCAGTTAAGGATAATAGAAAAGTCTGAAAGCTGTAATTTAGATGTAGGCATTCAATCAAACATGTAAAGATGGGCCTGGACTTTAAACTAAGTGGACAGTGGTGGTGATGTTTCCTTTGTCCCTGATCCCTAGTGCCCTTTCGCAAAATTatggcactattattccactttaactgccacggcagCATCCCTTGGAGTTGTGaggtttgtattttggtgaggcagTAGAGCTCTCTATCTGAGAATTATTAAtcccccttcctaaactgcaaatcccagaaatccatgggatagaaccatggcagtcaaaggggaatcatagcactataattgtgtagtgcgaACGGGCTCCTAAACATCTCCAACAGTAGCAGAGATCCTAAGAGGTATTTTACAGCACAACTCTACACAGAAGCAAGAATGTGGTCAGAAGTAATTCCTGCTGAGTCCAGATAAAATGCCCTGCTAGCCCCAGAATTTGCAGGCAACACACAACACAGCCCAAGATATTTGCTGcttgaaataaatatttcccagGCACCACTTACCCAAACCACCCCACATGGATAGTACCAGCCAAGTTGTTTTGACACAAGGcagaaaaatcccacaagcatCTCTATGTGGTTATAAATTCACAATAAATTATGAACAACTTGTACTCAAAATCTGCACCATGGTGCCTATTGCCTAATAGCTGGGCTAATAATCAAATATACACACTTCTAGGTGCTTATCTGTGCCCAGGTTTCTCTTCCTTTGACCATGGTACTACTGCTActatgaccaccaccaccacacagaaTATCCCACTACTATGATTCCAcgtgtaactgccatggcaacatcttatggactCCTAGGATATAGAATTTAGGGAGCAGCATTTAGAATTATTTGTCAGAGAGCTACAGGGACTCAGCAAACCCAAGGTCCCATAATAGGAttgatatggcagttaaagtggaattatagcactgtaatcATGTCATATGGATGGTTGACATCATCCAGTCCTACTACTCATACTCAGATGTGTTATTGCTGTTCCCAGCAACTGTTTTAATTTGCAGTGTATAGATAATTCAGGCACAATATGCATAATAAATACTGTCAAAAATACTTTCTGTCTCTTCTGAAGTCACTATTTTAAGTCAGGCTGTTATATTACTACTCCTAGggcagaaattaatttttaaataaatgagagATGACTGTGGAGATGGCCAGATCTTTTTCATTTTCGATGGGTGGCTGAGTAAAATGTCAGCAGGGGTTTTATCTGTCTCTCTTTTATCATAGGTCATGTTTTTTAAATCCAATTAACAAGATCAGCATATGGCTTACTACCTAATGtttcagttttggggaaaggtggtgtgtgtgtgtgtgtgtgtgtgtgtgtgtgtatatatatatggaaaagtggaggaagaggaaggaagagaagaaagaggggggaaagaataaGAAGAAGGGGTGAACAGTTATGGGACAGAAAGGTCTGAGATGCAAATCTAAACAAGATGTATGGTTTAATGCCAAACCTCACACTGAATTTAATAGATCTTGATCTCATATATTATCTAGTACTGTCCATAATGTTACTGTGTTGAAGACATCTGTGTCTGTCTTCTTTTTGGGTTCCAAGGTTATTGTCATGGTCTAgggttatttatattttatatttttgtttaattatggTTTAAGATTTATGATGACTTTGCTGGTTGAAACTCTGTTCTCTGCTAGGCTATTGTGTTGCCATGACTAAAGCGTACACAGGAAGAATTCTTCCACCATGAAGACAATGTTTAAAGCTGCATATCTTAGGTATATTTAGTTGGCACTAAACCTGAATGAATATATTGCTACCTATTTCTCTGTAAATATTTCCCTGCAAAAACATATGTGTTGGGCCATAAAGACAGCCTTTCAACAGAATGTTAACAGCTGTAACAGTACAAAGCATTTTTTGCCAAGGAATG from Sceloporus undulatus isolate JIND9_A2432 ecotype Alabama chromosome 3, SceUnd_v1.1, whole genome shotgun sequence encodes the following:
- the LOC121924791 gene encoding protein FAM13B-like, with amino-acid sequence MGTGASISICQSLSSIEIKHCTNKVSPERQRTFGVPLGSSTQEATHHHIPLIVKHTVGYLEEFGLNHKGLFRISGSAVKIKALKKKYDEGEEVDLVNEGDVDSIASLLKLFLNELPVAVFPDVLCTEILTTFEDFWPKWHHTVM